Part of the Acipenser ruthenus chromosome 37, fAciRut3.2 maternal haplotype, whole genome shotgun sequence genome is shown below.
GTGGTGTGTGCAGGGTCTCCTTTGCCACAATGGTGTCCTGTCACAAACACGTCATCAACAGCTACATCCCCACAGTGATTGTTTCCGATTGTCCCCTCCAGAATTATCTAGAACAGAAATACAATTCAGTTCCAATAAACTACAGGTGTAGGACAGAGTTACAGCATGGGTCACGGCCCCACTGCAATAGCGGATAGGAAGTGGTGGTTGTAGTTTGTGGTGCCACACCATATGCCTTCTAGATTTGTAAGACAAGGGTTTAGTTTTAGTCTCTTGCATTTGTTGAACGAAAGTTCAGGTTGCTGCTTGTTGCTGCTTGTTGTTCTGGAAGTTTGAATTGTTAAATACACTACTAGAATAGATCACAGGGCTGGTTTAGACTGCCATGTTTACAATGGAAAATGGTAAGTCAGCATTAACAGCTGCATCTATCCTTTAGGTTAATAAAGTCCTTTCCAGAACTCAGAACCTCCCATCATACTGTACCTTCAAAGTTGCGGCACTTCCCCTGGGAGTCTGGCTGCGTGGCACTGAGCAGGGGCGGCAGTCTCTCTTGGTGAAGCTCCCAGTCAAAGTCATCACTGGTACACTGGGACCAGCCgcacagccccttctcaaagtcaCAGAACAGCGTCTCCAGCACCTCTGGAGGGGGCAGCACTGGGGCAGCGGACACAGAGGGACTCCCTTCAGGTGCTGGGGTAGCTGGCAGCTCGCGGCGCTTGTGGAGCCTCTTGAACGACGTGCAGCGGTTCTCAGAGACCGATAAGTCATCTATTGCAGCATCACCACAGTAGTTGTTGCTGATGGTTCCCTCCAGCAGAATCTACACAAGAGGTAAAACAAAATGGTGTCTGTTTTGAACACTAATTacacttcatttaaaaatgtcagcGGAAGTTAACTCAGTTTGTTTTGAGGTTCATAAGCTTATTCCCACCTGGAATTTCTCCTCAGGTTTGACAAACAGATCAATTTCCTCAAAGTACCACTTTCTGGGCATGGCACCACTAGCAGACCACAGCTTGTGCCAGCTGTCTGGAGAGCTCACATACGCCACATACAGATGGAGAGCACCTGCAGAGACAAACAGATCTCAGAGTTGTGGCTAGAAAAGCCTAACACCACAACTCCCCAAACCTGTACACCCAACAGATTTGATTTAAATGCATACATGTTGTTAGCTTGATAGTGCCCTTACTCCCAGCCAGCAACTTAAGAAACAAGACAGCTGGCAATTTATATGGAATGTAAATTGCCAGCTGTCCCCACAAAACAAGCCACACTTGGTATACTGCAATTGAAACCCCAAATAGTCAATAGAATGGCAATTATCCTTCAGTCTCTGCCGTCATAGCTTTAGAATCATTGTAATCAATCAAGCAGACATTCATTAGTAGGCATACCTCTTGGTCTAGTCTAGGAACTTGATTAGACCATGCCTGTAACTTACCCACGCCATCTCCGATCAGGCTGTACCAGAAGGACAGGCATTTGGGTCCCTCAAAGACTGGGCTGATGAGGACTGCAGTTTCACCACTCTCCCGGGGAAACACTGCCTCCAGGTACAGATACTGCCCTGCAACATAGGAAAGCAATTTAGCACTGcacaaaaatataaaattgagtgtttaaaatgggTGCAGGACTTGTCCAGAAATATACAGCACCACCACACCAGTTTGACAGAGCACAGACTCACCTGCAAAGTTGCGGCAGCTAACATGGCCATCAGGCAGAGTCTGGGTCTCAAACTCAGTCGGCCTCTCCCTCCTTAACAGCCAGTTGAAGTCCCCGCTGCGGCAGTTCTCCCAGCCACACAGGTCAAGCTCAAAGTTACAGAACAGAGAGGCAGGTCGAGGGGAAGGGGTGGGCGGCAGAGACTGGTTGACCTCATTGGATTGGAGGGTGGTCTGGTCATGTCCTGTAGAAGTACCAGTGGACAAGTTTGCTTGGCTAGAGGCGTGCGAGGCCGAGACCGGAGTGCCGGAGGCGTGCGAGGCCGAGACCGGAGTGCCGGAGGCGTGCGAGGCCGAGACCGGAGTGCTGGAGGCCGAGACCGCAGTGCTGGAGGCGTGCGAGGCCGAGACTGGAGGGCTGGAGGCGTGCGAGGCCGAGACCGGAGTGCCGGAGGCGTGCGAGGCCGAGACCGGAGTGCCGGAGGCGTGCGAGGCCGAGACCGGAGTGCTGGAGGCCGAGACTGGAGTGCTGGAGGCGTGCGAGACTGAGACTGGAGGGCTGGAGGCGTGCAAGGCCGAGACCGGAGTGCTGGAGGCGTGCGAGGCCGAGACCAGAGTGCCGGAGGCGTGCGAGGCCGAGACCGGAGTGCCGGAGGCCGAGACCGCAGTGCTGGAGGCGTGCGAGGCTGAGACCGCAGTGCTGGAGGCGTGCGAGGCTGAGACTGGAGGGCTGGAGGCGTGCGAGGCCGAGACCGGAGGGCTGGAGGCGTGCGAGGCCGAGAACGGAGGGCTGGAGGCAGGGCCTGTGGTCTCTCTGGCAGCTGCAAAGACTGGGGTAGCCACAGGGGGAGAGACTCCAAGCTTCAAGATATCCCCCTCAGATGTTTTCAGCGGCTTTTCCACCAgaagatgggagtcagtgttcttGTGGCCCTGGTCGCCATCTTAAAGACAttatgaaaaaaaagctttgattTTTACTTAAATTTTGCCTTCATAAAGCCTTGAGTCAGACAAAAGACACTAAACTAGCCTAAGTTGTATTGTTATAGATGGCCCTAATAAGAACTTGCAGGGTAGTGGGGCTATGCTATTCAGAGAAGGCTGAAACAAGACCAGTGAAgagtatcaatcaatcaatcaaatcaatcatctttattttatacagtgcctttcacagcagaccaccatcacaaagcgctttacaagatgcagtaacaagaaaaaaaatccataacaCTAAAtagaaaaatgcataataaacgatacagtaaaaaacaatgcataatacaatagtgaaaaatgtataatacatgaaatacagtaaaaaaaaaaaaaaacaaacacaacacatcaGTTTCGATACAtcaggtcagcagtgtggagtagtggttaaggctctggactcttgaccggagggtcgtgggttcaatccccagtggggaacactgctgctgtacccttgagcaaggtactttacctacattgctccagtaaaaacccaactgtataaatgggtaattgtatgtaaaaataatgtgatatcttgtaacaagtgtaagttgccccggataagggcgtcagctatgaactaaatagtaataataataatcatacagtgAAAGAttcataatacatgatatagtagcaacaccacagcagctaatagcagatatcaggcttaaagagcatggaaagcaagagagaacaggtgggtcttgagagatgatttaaagcgagcgacggtgggagcatcacgcaccaaagctgggagagagttccaaagagagagagttccaaagagtcggaacCATGAAGCTGAACAAGTGTTCTCCAATTGTGATAACAAGTGTTCTCCAAgtgggataacaagcaggccagagtcggaggacctcagcttgcgggcagggacatagtggtGTGTAGGGAGTCTTGCTGTATTAAATGTCACTCAAACTGCACAAAATAACAACTGGTAAATTAACAATTTGTGA
Proteins encoded:
- the LOC117966451 gene encoding uncharacterized protein LOC117966451, with the protein product MCAFSGLLCCLVQLLWIVNGFGSPIEHIDLGSSRAAVVSLGTDQKSDAVLHTNGEFLSSSDTFLEQGDIRKEIPRNATDVKERMWPKDGNTVKIPYSVSKQYNEQSLALVKQAFAEFEEDTCIRFVPVTTEEDYIVINPVTRCYSSVGHAGGGQLVSLGLNCLKRDMGVATHVLMHVLGFWHEHTRVNRDKRIAVKRENVSPELASNLKIHEENMLKNDYNSILHYSQYAFSVNQQQTMTPIPDTNVPIRQRKALSESDIKRINMWYNCENPLADGDQGHKNTDSHLLVEKPLKTSEGDILKLGVSPPVATPVFAAARETTGPASSPPFSASHASSPPVSASHASSPPVSASHASSTAVSASHASSTAVSASGTPVSASHASGTLVSASHASSTPVSALHASSPPVSVSHASSTPVSASSTPVSASHASGTPVSASHASGTPVSASHASSPPVSASHASSTAVSASSTPVSASHASGTPVSASHASGTPVSASHASSQANLSTGTSTGHDQTTLQSNEVNQSLPPTPSPRPASLFCNFELDLCGWENCRSGDFNWLLRRERPTEFETQTLPDGHVSCRNFAGQYLYLEAVFPRESGETAVLISPVFEGPKCLSFWYSLIGDGVGALHLYVAYVSSPDSWHKLWSASGAMPRKWYFEEIDLFVKPEEKFQILLEGTISNNYCGDAAIDDLSVSENRCTSFKRLHKRRELPATPAPEGSPSVSAAPVLPPPEVLETLFCDFEKGLCGWSQCTSDDFDWELHQERLPPLLSATQPDSQGKCRNFEDNSGGDNRKQSLWGCSC